The Mangrovibacillus cuniculi sequence GAAGGATTTGACGGAGTTTATTGAGTTTCAGAAATGGAAGAAACGAAACATTAAATAGAAAGACCGATTTAGCAGATGATCGGTCTTTGTATGTCATTATTGAAGATTATAAGGATCTATTTTCAAGCCCTCTCCATCAAAATGACGAATTTGATCCACTATATAGTCAATTTCTTGATTAGTAAAGGGCATGTTGGGTAGTTCTTGATCGAAATGGTGGTAAAAAAGTATTTCTGCAATTTTGCGTTTTTTACCGGTGGCAACGTCCGTCAGTTGCTCTTTTTTTTTACATCTGCTTCTAATTTTTCTAATAAGTATTTTGCTTCAAGCTTACAAGAATAGAATGTCTCGTCTCCTGTTTCCGCTTGTAATTTGTCTAACTGAGCAATTTGCTCTTCAGTGGGTTCATCGCCAAGAATCTTATTAATTGTTTCATTAATTTTATTGGCAAGTTCAGAATGGAATTCTTCGCTACTGCGTTGTTCTGGCGTTAATTGCTCATACCAAGATGCATTTTCTTCAATATACTTTCTCCAAGCTTGCATAAAGTCTGCCATAGCAAAACGCTCTTCTTCCCACTTTATATCCGCCATATATTGTTCAAATGCAATGTTGATAGACCTAGTGATGCTGATTTTCACTCCTGCAGATAAATCTTTTAGCATCTGTTGTCGTTACCTCCTTACTATTTCTTACTAATTATGTGCGTCTTGTAAGAAAAATGTTCTATATCGAATTTTACTTCAAAAGACCTTTATGGGCAACCTTTTCGAAAAATGAGGATAAAGATCCTAATTTTGTTACCAGGTAAACGCTGTATCATTACTATTTACGTAGCAAAAAGAGACGAGCTAAGCCCGTCCCTTTTTCGATATTACTCGTCTTTATTATCCTCATCTTGCATGTCGATGTTGTCTTCTACAGCGTCTTCTTCAGGTGTGTTCTCATCAACCGCACCGTCCATATCATCATCTGTGTTGATGTCGTTTTCGCCTTCTTCAACAGCGCCGTCTTCCATCATGTCTTCCTCTGTCATTTCTTCATCTTCCATCATATCTTCTTCCATCGTACCATCTTCTGGTGGTGGCTCTTGGTTATCTGCACAACCAGCTGCTAACATCGCTGCTAACATAGAACCAGCAAGAATCTTCAACCATTTCTTTTCCATTCGAAACACTCCTTCAAAGGTTTATTTACGCAAAGCGCATAGATATTCCCGAATATCGTGTGAAATTCGGTCTCTTGTAGTGTGTCCTAAAAAAGAGCATTCCTTGCATGTGGGAATATTTAATAGTAGTTAGGAGTGAATTTTTTCTTTTGGGAAATCATTTTGGAGTTTAATTAATTTGGTGTTCACCTTGGATTTGTAGAGGTTAACGGATTTTCCGTTTACATATTTCAGGAGTTGTTCACGATCTGCATAAGGAATTTTATTGTGGGTTGGGGAGATAATATCGTAATGGCTACTCCACATGTATTCTTCTGGTGCGGTTACGAGGCCTGCCTTGACAGCATTAAGATCAGAATAGATACAGGCGTTGATGATTTGTTCGTTATTGAGGAGTTTGCGTGACCAGAAGGGTTTTTCAAGAAGTGTGTTTCCTTTAAGGTCATATTTGAAATTGTACCGATTAACAAAACTCTGAATCATGCCTTTCATAATGTCTGATATGGAGTGATTTGTTGTTTCCATAACTAGATGCACATGGTTATTTAGGATGGAGTAGGAAAGGAGATAGAAGTTGTATTTCTTCTTTGACTTTTCTACTGAGTCCAGTAGTAAAACATAGTCATCTTCACGCTTAAATATTGGCATTCCTTTTTTGGACTTTAAAATCACATGAAAAGTTGTGTCTTTTTCCCAGTCTCTTATTTTATTTTCCATGTTAACCTCCTTTTATGTTTAATCATTCTTATTTGACAAGATGCTAGAAATTTCCTTCAAGATCTTAAATATTTCCAAGGGTTTATTAGATGTTTTTACGGCTCCGGCGAATTGCCATGGGGACCGCTCTCTCTTTCATGCGGCTTAAGCGCTTTTGTACCCCCTCAGAAGCGACTTCTTCTGCGGCTTCGGCGACTTGCCGTGGGGAACGCACTCCCTTTCCTGTGGCTTAAGCACTTTTGTACACCCTCAGAAGCCACTTCTTTGCGGCTTCGGCGACTTGCCGTGGGGACTGCACTCCCTTTCATGCGGCTTAAGCGCTTTTGTACTTCCTCAGAAGAGACTTCTTCTGCGGCTTCGACGACTTGCCGTGGGGAACGCACTCCCTTTCCTGTGGCTTAAGCGCTTTTGTACACCCTCAGAAGCGACTTCTTTTGCGGCTCCGGCGACTTGCCGTGGGGACCGCTCTCCTTTTCCTACGGCTTAAGCGCTTTTGTACTTCCTCAGAAGAGACTTCTTCTGCGGCTTTGGCGACTTGCCGTGGGGACCGCTCTCCTTTTCCTGCGGCTTAAGCGCTTTTGTACACCCTCAGAAGCGACTTCTTCTGCGGCTTCGGCGACTTGCCGTGGGGACCGCTCTCCCTTTCCTGCGGCTTAAGCGCTTTTGTGCAGGAGGAGGTGTAACTGACCAATGGACTTAAGCACTTTAGCCGCCATTTCTCTAAATCCTTCCCCATCTAGAGCCCTAGACCGCCAACTTGGAACGCATAAACAAAAAACCCCACTCTACCAGGAGCAGGGCTGTCACTCTCTTACTTATTCACCCAAAGCAAACATTAGGTCTGTTTCACAGACTACTTCGCCGTCTACTGTTGCGATGGCGTGGCCTTTGCCGATTGGGCCTCTTACTCTAGTCATGGTTACTTCTAGGCGGAGTTGGTCCCCTGGCTTTACTTGCTTTTTGAATCGGCAGTTGTCGATACCAGTGAAGAATGCCAGTCGGCCGCGGTTTTCTTCTTTTTTTAGCATAGCTACTGCCCCTACTTGTGCTAGAGCTTCAACGATTAGGACTCCTGGCATGACTGGGTAGTCTGGGAAGTGGCCGTTGAAGAATTCTTCGTTAGCTGTGACGTTTTTGATGCCTACTGCTTTTTCTCCTTCTGTTACTTCTAGGATTTTATCGATAAGTAGGAATGGATAGCGATGTGGGATGATTTCTTTAATTTCTGTTATGTTTAAGGTTGTCATTGTGTTGCCTCCTCTGTTAGTGCTTCAGCTTTATTGTACCGAACCTGGAGTGGTTTGGCCACTTTGTTTGTTAGTTTCGCTACCGTCAATCACAATTCCTTCCTTAAATTAGAAAAAACCGGTGATTTCTCACCGGTTTATTTTTCTTTTACTACTAAATCAATGATGTGCTGCCATGTTTCTTTGCTTAGGGCATCGCTTGGGGACCCATCACCAATGACTCCGTAGCCTATTAGGACTCCTGAAACGATGCTAATTAGTAGTAATAGCAAGAAAAGAAGGACGCGAAGCCAAATTGGAAATAGGCGTACACGTATTTTTCTTTCTTTGCGCTTCTCTTCTCTTGTTTTTTCCTCTGGAATAGGTTTCTTTTCCAAAAGAGAAGTTTGCTCGTCGTTCCACGTGATTCCTGGTTCAGTGTTTGACGAAGAGCCCTTAGATTCCTCGTTTTTTAAAGACGGGGGATCTAACGGCTTTGGTGTTTGGTCTTGAGATGTCGTTTGAGGCTTTTGTTCTCTTTCCGTCATCTTTCTAGCTCCTTATTATCGGAGTCCGTTGACTAATCCTTGCATTTGATCAGCCATGGAGATAGCACGTGATTGGAATTGGTATGCACGCTGAACATTGATAAGTTCGGTCATTTCCGCTCCCATATCTACGTTGGATTGCTCCAGGACTCCTTGTTGTAACGCAACTTGACCGCGGTCTTCGCCAGCTAAGTTCGTATAAATTTGGTTTTCTGCAATGCCCAAGTTCGCTAGGTCAGCAGGAAGGCCTAATAGGTTTCCACCTTTTGATTCCAGGAACTGTGGCTTTTGCACAGAGATAACACCTAAGTTGGCAACGTAGTCTGCTTGTCCTTCACGCGTTACTCGGAATTCTCCGTTTGGTGTAATCGTGAATTCTTGGATGTTTCCGTCTATTGTAATGATCTTATCGTTTTCGTCAACTACTGGGTGTCCTTCGCTGTTTACAAGAATTACTTGATCGTCGTTGATCGGAGAGACATATAGTGCACCATCACGTGTAAAACGGACTGCAGTATCCCCATTTTCCTCCACCAGTACTTTTAAAAACTGGTTTCGCTCCGTAAATGCAACGTCTAGACTTCGGTCAGTAGTCTTAATTGCGCCTTGTGACAAAACGTGTTGAGATTGACCAATTTTT is a genomic window containing:
- the fabZ gene encoding 3-hydroxyacyl-ACP dehydratase FabZ; this encodes MTTLNITEIKEIIPHRYPFLLIDKILEVTEGEKAVGIKNVTANEEFFNGHFPDYPVMPGVLIVEALAQVGAVAMLKKEENRGRLAFFTGIDNCRFKKQVKPGDQLRLEVTMTRVRGPIGKGHAIATVDGEVVCETDLMFALGE
- a CDS encoding flagellar hook-basal body protein, with the translated sequence MNRTMITATNTLAQLQLQMDSISHNLANVQTNGYKRKESTFSDLLYQQFNNQPDERQEIGRLTPPQLRQGVGAKIGQSQHVLSQGAIKTTDRSLDVAFTERNQFLKVLVEENGDTAVRFTRDGALYVSPINDDQVILVNSEGHPVVDENDKIITIDGNIQEFTITPNGEFRVTREGQADYVANLGVISVQKPQFLESKGGNLLGLPADLANLGIAENQIYTNLAGEDRGQVALQQGVLEQSNVDMGAEMTELINVQRAYQFQSRAISMADQMQGLVNGLR
- a CDS encoding DNA-directed RNA polymerase subunit beta translates to MTEREQKPQTTSQDQTPKPLDPPSLKNEESKGSSSNTEPGITWNDEQTSLLEKKPIPEEKTREEKRKERKIRVRLFPIWLRVLLFLLLLLISIVSGVLIGYGVIGDGSPSDALSKETWQHIIDLVVKEK
- a CDS encoding transposase, which produces MENKIRDWEKDTTFHVILKSKKGMPIFKREDDYVLLLDSVEKSKKKYNFYLLSYSILNNHVHLVMETTNHSISDIMKGMIQSFVNRYNFKYDLKGNTLLEKPFWSRKLLNNEQIINACIYSDLNAVKAGLVTAPEEYMWSSHYDIISPTHNKIPYADREQLLKYVNGKSVNLYKSKVNTKLIKLQNDFPKEKIHS